One genomic segment of Myxococcales bacterium includes these proteins:
- a CDS encoding aspartyl protease family protein has product MKHTLLFLVSVGFLACSSSEAVAPSPTIVPEAAPPPAPLAKAACPEGVAFRDLSGKVVVDVEVNGEGPYTFLLDTGAPQSVLGKKLAASDEVTLKALGITTKLARVSSADMAQYKLPVDGVLGMDFVGKSFLTLDYPRKRVWLAEGREEDNLAACGHVGPAEDVPYLRKHYFFVKGAAESLEGWLLVDSGASLGVLMASAFTTLDAAAPRASLPGFFTPSGIGEFWARLSTVGSLRVGSLDLRSVVVRTADDGLIETPSFPDQKPFLGVYPSDALKSLMVTFDQDKSVVRLAPARDRKVEAPTKYFTYGIGLGDTFETQTQVLQVLPGSAASAAGVAVGDEVVAVGSATLAKLDPYERPWTLLAKTEGAKTRVTLRRGTEERTVELDARDLLRSP; this is encoded by the coding sequence ATGAAGCACACGCTCCTCTTCCTCGTCAGCGTTGGGTTCTTGGCCTGCAGCAGCAGCGAGGCAGTCGCACCGTCGCCAACCATCGTGCCCGAAGCAGCGCCTCCCCCCGCGCCGTTGGCAAAGGCCGCCTGCCCCGAAGGCGTTGCGTTCCGCGATCTCAGCGGGAAGGTGGTCGTAGACGTAGAGGTCAACGGCGAAGGCCCCTACACCTTCCTCCTCGACACCGGCGCCCCCCAATCGGTGCTCGGCAAGAAGCTCGCGGCGAGCGACGAGGTCACGCTCAAGGCGCTCGGCATCACGACCAAATTGGCCCGGGTGAGCTCGGCCGACATGGCGCAATACAAGCTGCCCGTCGATGGTGTTCTCGGCATGGACTTCGTTGGGAAGTCGTTCTTGACGCTCGACTACCCGCGCAAGCGCGTGTGGCTCGCCGAGGGCCGCGAAGAGGACAACCTCGCTGCGTGCGGGCACGTCGGCCCCGCAGAAGACGTTCCGTACCTCCGAAAGCACTACTTCTTCGTCAAGGGCGCAGCCGAGTCCCTCGAGGGATGGCTGCTCGTGGATTCGGGAGCCTCGCTCGGCGTGCTCATGGCCTCAGCGTTCACAACGCTCGACGCGGCGGCTCCGCGGGCGTCCTTGCCTGGCTTCTTCACGCCGTCGGGCATCGGCGAATTTTGGGCTCGCTTGTCAACGGTCGGCTCGTTGCGCGTCGGCTCCCTCGACTTGCGCTCGGTGGTGGTCCGGACGGCCGACGACGGGCTCATCGAGACGCCGTCGTTCCCTGACCAGAAGCCCTTCCTGGGCGTCTACCCGAGCGACGCGCTGAAGAGCCTGATGGTGACGTTCGATCAGGACAAGAGCGTCGTGCGACTCGCCCCAGCGCGCGACCGCAAGGTCGAGGCGCCGACCAAGTACTTCACGTACGGCATCGGCCTCGGCGATACGTTCGAGACGCAGACGCAGGTCCTCCAGGTCCTCCCGGGAAGCGCGGCAAGCGCGGCCGGCGTGGCCGTCGGCGACGAGGTCGTGGCCGTCGGGTCGGCGACCCTGGCCAAGCTCGATCCCTACGAGCGACCGTGGACGCTGCTGGCGAAGACGGAGGGCGCGAAGACCCGAGTGACGCTGCGCCGCGGCACGGAAGAGCGCACCGTCGAACTCGACGCCCGCGATCTGTTGCGCTCGCCGTAG
- a CDS encoding DUF885 domain-containing protein encodes MKAARLFLIGSVAASLACGAPSVTPVLPGPDAAAPLPTAAPASTLGDEDVAKASKAYLDLLLELRPEAASELGIHDADDRLEDRSAVGQQKIIDRQMAMAADVAQRFAGATLSRAASIDLRILRSALVVDARFRKEQRPWARRPDFYSEPMQALFQMTARDYAPAAERAKNALARIEAIPASLKEARGVLKEPPAVWVQVGIESAGGAKEFFDTMRPFLEKALPSEKPRIAAALKGARDAYAEWKTFLEKDVKPSAPSGGEFASGREFFDWMLKEQYFLAEDADALLTIGIRVFGETVQKLEEVAHRIDPEVPKEGGWQVVVRRVKGKHPSAAELLPAYRKEMARARKFLVDKDVVAMPPGDQCDVMDTPPFQRSTVSAAYDQPPPFASQTKGLFFVTPVDKTMTRAQKEQMLRENDYGDIVDTVVHEAYPGHHLQLSFARLHPSTIRKATGPSIFSEGWALYTEELMSELGYYKDEERLMQLVWTLVRSARVMIDIGLHTKNMTFEQAVKTLTDEVGLERELAMSEVKRYTMTPTQPLAYLIGREKLFALRERVKARDGKAFSLKKFHEEVLTKGTVAPSLVEEEIFGK; translated from the coding sequence ATGAAGGCCGCCCGTCTCTTCCTCATCGGTTCCGTCGCTGCGTCGCTCGCCTGCGGGGCGCCTTCGGTGACTCCCGTTCTGCCGGGGCCGGACGCAGCCGCTCCTCTTCCAACCGCCGCGCCCGCATCGACACTCGGCGACGAGGACGTGGCCAAGGCTAGCAAGGCCTACCTCGATCTCTTGCTCGAGCTGCGGCCTGAGGCCGCCAGCGAGCTGGGCATTCACGACGCCGACGACCGCCTTGAGGACCGCAGCGCCGTCGGCCAACAGAAGATCATCGACCGGCAGATGGCCATGGCCGCGGACGTGGCGCAGCGCTTCGCCGGCGCCACGCTCTCACGCGCGGCGAGCATCGACCTCCGGATCTTGCGGAGCGCCCTCGTCGTCGACGCTCGCTTTCGCAAGGAGCAGCGACCCTGGGCGCGCCGGCCCGATTTCTACTCGGAGCCGATGCAGGCGCTCTTCCAGATGACCGCGCGCGACTACGCGCCGGCGGCGGAGCGCGCCAAGAACGCGCTCGCGCGCATCGAAGCGATCCCCGCGTCGCTCAAGGAGGCGCGTGGCGTCTTGAAGGAGCCGCCGGCCGTCTGGGTTCAGGTCGGCATCGAATCGGCGGGCGGCGCCAAGGAGTTCTTCGACACCATGCGTCCCTTCTTGGAGAAGGCGCTCCCGAGCGAGAAGCCGCGCATCGCTGCGGCGCTCAAGGGGGCCCGCGACGCCTACGCCGAGTGGAAGACGTTCCTCGAGAAGGACGTGAAGCCCAGCGCTCCGAGCGGTGGCGAGTTCGCGTCGGGTCGCGAGTTTTTCGATTGGATGCTCAAGGAGCAATACTTCCTCGCGGAAGACGCCGACGCGCTCTTGACCATCGGCATCCGCGTCTTCGGCGAGACCGTCCAGAAGCTCGAGGAGGTCGCGCATCGCATCGATCCCGAGGTGCCCAAGGAAGGCGGATGGCAAGTCGTGGTGCGCCGCGTGAAGGGCAAACACCCGAGCGCCGCCGAGCTCTTGCCGGCGTATCGCAAGGAGATGGCGAGGGCGCGCAAGTTCCTCGTCGACAAAGACGTGGTCGCGATGCCGCCCGGCGATCAGTGCGACGTCATGGATACGCCGCCCTTTCAGCGGAGCACCGTTTCGGCGGCGTACGACCAACCGCCACCTTTCGCGAGTCAGACCAAGGGCCTGTTCTTCGTGACGCCCGTCGACAAGACCATGACGCGCGCGCAGAAGGAGCAGATGCTCCGCGAGAACGACTACGGCGACATCGTCGACACCGTCGTGCACGAGGCGTATCCGGGGCATCACCTGCAGCTGTCCTTTGCGCGACTGCATCCGTCGACGATCCGCAAGGCCACGGGCCCTAGCATCTTCTCCGAGGGCTGGGCGCTCTACACCGAAGAGCTCATGAGCGAGCTTGGCTACTACAAGGACGAGGAGCGGCTCATGCAGCTCGTCTGGACGCTTGTTCGCTCGGCGCGCGTCATGATCGACATCGGCCTTCACACGAAGAACATGACGTTTGAGCAGGCGGTGAAAACGCTCACCGATGAAGTGGGTCTTGAGCGCGAACTCGCGATGAGCGAGGTGAAGCGCTACACGATGACGCCGACGCAGCCGCTCGCCTATTTGATTGGACGCGAGAAGCTCTTCGCGCTCCGCGAGCGGGTCAAGGCGCGCGACGGTAAGGCGTTCTCGCTGAAGAAGTTTCACGAAGAGGTGCTGACGAAGGGCACCGTCGCGCCCTCGCTCGTGGAGGAAGAGATCTTCGGGAAGTGA
- a CDS encoding EAL domain-containing protein, with the protein MSPPIRRLLEERNLFVVFQPVVDLKTHRVFAYEALVRTKSPDFNGPPALFEAAVTEKVTGELGRLIRELAIEACPTHPLFLNVHPSELNERFIVQPDDPIFRHTEDVYLEITEGVPLSHFHLCQSILREVRGRGVYLVVDDLGAGYSNLKYIADLLPRVVKLDRELIAGLTMDTRLHRLVKSIVVLCRDLGALVVAEGIETAEELEAVKVAGAHFGQGYLLARPAFPPPGLTWPPKDKGA; encoded by the coding sequence GTGTCCCCCCCCATTCGGCGCCTCCTCGAAGAGCGCAACCTCTTCGTCGTCTTCCAACCGGTGGTCGACCTCAAGACGCATCGTGTTTTTGCCTACGAGGCGCTCGTCCGAACCAAGAGCCCCGACTTCAACGGACCTCCCGCCCTGTTCGAAGCGGCGGTGACGGAGAAGGTGACCGGCGAGCTCGGACGGTTGATCCGCGAGCTGGCCATCGAAGCCTGCCCGACGCACCCTCTGTTCTTGAACGTTCACCCCAGCGAGCTGAACGAACGATTCATCGTCCAACCCGACGACCCGATCTTCCGTCACACGGAGGACGTCTACCTCGAGATCACCGAGGGGGTGCCCCTCAGCCACTTCCACCTGTGCCAAAGCATCTTGCGTGAGGTCCGCGGACGCGGCGTCTACCTCGTCGTCGACGACCTCGGCGCTGGCTACTCGAACCTCAAGTACATCGCCGACCTCTTGCCGCGCGTCGTCAAGCTCGACCGTGAGCTCATCGCGGGCCTCACGATGGACACGCGGCTGCACCGACTCGTGAAATCCATCGTCGTCCTCTGTCGCGATCTCGGGGCCCTCGTTGTCGCCGAAGGCATCGAGACGGCGGAGGAGCTCGAAGCCGTCAAGGTCGCCGGCGCGCACTTCGGTCAGGGCTACTTGCTCGCGCGGCCAGCCTTTCCGCCGCCGGGCCTCACGTGGCCGCCCAAAGACAAGGGCGCCTGA
- a CDS encoding helix-turn-helix transcriptional regulator, with the protein MGPVALRSWRGVLAGGVLFGKNSAHHGVEVAWTRAGGLDYKMGSALLEAKPGQLIAVNAQTEHVTSFVSPDVRCTALELDAAFVDRVAEGAGRSPRFAAEPFALVADTASLGHLLLALEEEARAEDTDPQIVECMVEALLLSLWRRLPSPAAEAPLSASMRAAVELMKSSLAEPLDVGTIAKQVGMSRFHFSRRFREATGRSPYEYLQRLRLTHAATLLERGTPVTVAAIDSGFADPGRFARAFRRELGVLPSAYQRARVTRRRALA; encoded by the coding sequence ATGGGGCCCGTCGCGCTCCGGTCCTGGCGAGGCGTGCTCGCGGGCGGCGTCCTTTTCGGGAAGAACTCCGCCCATCATGGCGTCGAGGTGGCGTGGACTCGCGCCGGAGGCCTCGACTACAAGATGGGAAGCGCGCTCCTCGAGGCCAAGCCGGGGCAGCTCATCGCGGTCAACGCGCAGACGGAGCACGTCACGAGCTTCGTGTCGCCGGACGTTCGTTGCACGGCGCTCGAGCTCGACGCTGCGTTCGTCGACCGCGTTGCCGAGGGCGCAGGACGCTCGCCTCGGTTCGCGGCCGAGCCCTTTGCCTTGGTCGCCGACACGGCGTCGCTCGGGCACCTCTTGCTGGCGCTCGAGGAGGAGGCGCGAGCGGAAGATACCGACCCGCAGATCGTCGAGTGCATGGTGGAGGCGCTGCTGCTGTCGCTCTGGCGGCGACTTCCTTCGCCGGCGGCCGAGGCACCGCTCAGCGCCTCGATGCGCGCCGCCGTCGAGCTCATGAAGAGTAGCCTCGCCGAACCGCTCGACGTCGGCACGATCGCGAAGCAAGTCGGCATGAGCCGCTTCCACTTCAGCCGCCGGTTTCGGGAAGCGACGGGTCGCTCGCCCTACGAGTACCTCCAGCGACTTCGTCTGACTCACGCGGCGACACTGCTGGAGCGCGGCACGCCGGTCACCGTCGCGGCCATCGACTCGGGTTTTGCCGATCCGGGACGCTTCGCGCGAGCCTTTCGCCGCGAGCTGGGCGTTCTGCCGAGCGCGTACCAGCGCGCTCGCGTAACACGCCGCCGCGCCCTCGCGTGA